From the genome of Buteo buteo chromosome 4, bButBut1.hap1.1, whole genome shotgun sequence:
ccCCTGGGGAACCCTTCCATGAGGCCCCCCTACCATGCCCCTTCTTCTGGGTCGTCCCCCTACTCTGGCTGGGGTTTGCCCTCCTGCTTCCCAGCCAGGCTATCTGAAAAGGCAGAGGGTCCCCTTGCCCAGCTGCCTTCTGCCACCTCAGCCTGCTCCtagggcagggtgctggggcagaTTGTCCCTTGGGTACCAACTCCTCCTGACCTTCCTACTGATCTGTTGTTGCCCCACAGGGCCAAGCAGGGGCTGTGGGAGCTGCATGACCCACACTGTGGCTGCTGGTGCTCTGCTCCCATCCTGGAATGGTGCTGTGCTTGGGCACTgaactggggacactggggaggTCTCACCGCTGTGAGATGCATGTCTTCCACTCATCGTGATGAAGCATTTATTGATGGGTTActgggagtgtgtgtgtgggtttAGCACTGCCTGTTGGTTTGTTATTGTAGGGTATTTTCTAGCAGGAGGGTGCTGTGGAAGGGGTCGGTTGGTCTCCTCAGCCAGCTGTCACTGGGAAGGCGCTGGTGGCTGTGGCTctgtggggagggcagggacatgATTATGCATTGGGCTGACCCTGGCTCCTGCTTTCTCTCTGGGGAGACCATGGAGCAGCCCAGGCTTGGGTCTTCCTTGGGAAGGGGGGTGTCAGCCCAGCAGCATGTAATCCCCcaacacagcagcactggctggATCCAGCCCCCAAGGACACATCAGTTGCTGGTGGCTCAATACAAAGTGGTCCGCGGCCATCCTGGTGGTGGTCACTGCTGGGGTCAGGGGTCCATCCCCTGTGGGGCCCTTCAGAGCCAGTGTTCAGCAACTTCCAGAATTCATTTCAACAGCGTGTGGAGGTGGGGATGGGAAATCCCTTCCGCTTTTGGTGCTGCCCAAGGATGGAGGTTTGTGTGCGTGTTCGTGTGTGTTTTGAAGTCACTGGGCTATGGAGTGATGCATGGGCAGCAACAAGCCAATTAACCTGGCAGACCTCCCACCACAGATAAAACACTGCCAGCCCTTTCTGTTGGCTTGTTTTGTGCCAGCCACTTGATGGGTCTTGCAGAGGGGTGGAGGGCAGAGTGACATCTGGAAAAGGAGCTGTCACTGGCAAGGACAGGGCTTTGTGCTGCAGACATCCCGTGCGCCCAGTGGGGCAGCATGtggcagggctctgctccctgtCTTTGGGCAGAGCTGTTTCCCAGCAAGGGGGAGACCAGGGAGCCCCCAGACTTGCTCGCAGTTTGGATGCCAGGGACAGAAAGGGGACAGTGTGTCCTCCCCGGCAGAGCCCTCAGGCACACCAAAGCCAGGACAGCAAAACCCCAGCCCTGGTCACCCCTCTCCTCTTGTTAAGCTGCATGTGCTGAACGtgctccctcccctgccccggggcccCTGGAATCGGGCCCTCTTCAGTTTCCTCCTTAAGAAAACAcccatgttctttattttttttttctttttccttctttataaCAAACTAAAGTGTAACTTGCACCCGACCTGACCTACTGCACGTGCCTATACCTGCTGCCCCTGTGAGTCCAACCACAGTTTACTCTCTGTTGCATCTCTCTCGCTGTGTgtttccctcctgccctgctccctccccagtaTGCCACCCTGGCATTGGGTGTTGCTCTGCCcaccctgtcccttccccctgagcagaggagctgctcctgcctcccaggTCTGTTCccacagctcagctctgccagaGGGACCTGGCCCCAGAGCATCTTTGGAAGGCTGAAAGGTGcaatttccctttctctctgcaaaTTAAAGCCTTGGAAAAGTAGCTGGGCCAAAATCATGTTTTATGCACAACTGATGCCTGCTTCTAGGAAGGAAGAAGCCTCTTTCTTCACCTGCCTGCAAACTTCAGAGCAGACAGGAGCCAGGCTGTGCtgtcctgccagcaccaggatCCTGGCCCTCACCCTTGCCCCTTGTGCCTCCCTACACATTTGCACAACACTGGCACCCTGATGTGGatgccacttccctggggacaaGTTTGCGGTCTCCAAGTAGCTTTGTGCGGTGTCCTGCTGGGACAATGACCTCCTGGAGCTGTTCTCCATTGCTGCAGAGGGATGGAGCTGCgtgccccagcctgctgccttGGCGTGAGCTCAAAGGGTCCCAGGTCCTGCCTGTGGGCACTCAGGGACCGACCTGCCTAGCAGGGGCTGCTGGATGCGGACACATGTCCCTATCCTGGAGCTGGGTACCACGCAGCACCGTTTCCCCAGCACCTGGGGCTCAGCTCAGTCCCACAAAGCTGAGAAAGCTGCCAGAGAAGCCCCATCTGCTAGCCTCCTAgagaaacaaccccaaaaccaggCCTTGGGATGCGTAGGCGTTGTGacctgctgcttgcagaagtCCAGGGTGCTTGGAGCAAACGTGGTGTCAGCGGAGCCCCAAAGGGACTTTGCACCTTTCGTCCCATTGGTGCCCCACGCTGCTGTCTGCCTCCCTTTgggggctggagcccagcaCGGCCTTcatcccctcctcttcctccccttcctgccTGCGGTGTTAGTCCTGTGCTGAGTTTGCTGGCTTGAGGCACTGCAGAGCcctgtgggaagggagggagcgGGTCTGCAGTTCTGGGGCAGCACCAGCTGGGAGAGATGGGGCTGAGCAAAGCCATTGGGGTCCAGATGGAGGaattgggggtggtggtggggtctGTGCAGTGTGGGGACCTGCTATTAATGCAGGTCTGCTTGTAAGCAATGGCCATGGGCCAGGCTGATGTGGGgagcccctcaccctgccccatAGCCTGGCCGAGGCAAAGCCCTCAGCCCCATTCCCCTTCTGGCTGTCTTAAAGCAGGTCGCCAGGCTCGGATCCCAGTGCTGCGCTGGGGTGCATGCCGCAGTCTGGGCTGCATGGCTGCGTTCGGCGCATGCTTCGTGTTCAGCCGTCGGGTGCCAGCAGGATCAAACCCAGCCCCGAGCTCTGGGGAGGATGCAATGCCCCGGCTCAGCCGCAGGCTGTTTCTTGGGGTCTATcctgccctgcctccctgcACAGCCCCGCAGGGAGGGGAGTGTCCTCAGAGAGCAGGTATTTGGCCTCAAGGCTAAAGGGCAGAGTCCAGCCCTGCCACCTCATGGGTCTCTGGGCTGCTGGATGTCTCCAGTGCATCCTGGCATGCTCCGATGGGAGGGTGCAGAGGTGCTGGGTGTGGGTAGCCCAGCAGGGTTGCCCCTTTGCCATCCCCATCCTTCCCAAGGAGGGAAACTCCAGTGCTGGGTTTGTCCTGGGATGAAGCCAAAAGGCCGAGGAGAGCCTGGGCTGGGCTTTGccttcctgctcctccagcctcaTGCTGCATGTGCTGCCTCCGGCCCCACTTGCCCTGCGCCGGGTGCCAACCCTACTGCCTGCTGGGTccgggagctgctgctctgttaaCTCTTCTTCTGCTTGGTGActccttctttcttccaggCAACCCGCCAGGCCAAACTAAAAAAGCGCTGAAGCAGCGATTCCTCAAACTGCTGCCCTGCTGCCGGCCCAAATCCATCCCCTCGCTCAGCGAAAGCAAGTGCTTCTTCTtgcctttgtgtgtgtgtgtccccggcggtgctgctgcctgccctccgCCCTGGCCCAGCCCGCAGGAAGGGGATGCCTCCACCATCTCCTGCCCTGGGTTTGGGGCTGTTAGGATCAGTCCTGCCCCAGAGGGGTCCGATCTGATGGGCTCTGCACCCACCTCTGTCCTCGCCTGCTTCCAGGCTGGttttctccctctccagctCCCCGGAGCGACTCCCACAGGATGCACAGTGGCGAGACCcgctttggagctggctcagggCAGCGGGACCCTGCCAGCACTGATTTAAAGGCTGGGGGATTGTTGCTCGAAGCTCAGTGTAGGTTTGGAGATGGAGGTGTGATGGGAGGGGTGAAAGGGGCTGAGCAGGGAGTGAGCgcagagctgcccagagcccCCTACCCACCCTGCACAGGGTGTGCTTGGCCCCTCGGTGAGTCCAAGACCCTGGCTGGggtgtccccctgccccacggTGTGAGCTGATCCCCTTGGGAGAAGAGGTGAGTATGGAGGGGCAGGGGCTAATCCACCCCACAGAGGGGGGGTATCCACTGTGGacccacagcctctctgggttGCAGTGGGTTCTGGGGGTGCTGGCCGCTGTGGGCAGGGGTTGTGTAGCTTGCCAGACGGTGGGGAGAAGCCATTGATGAAGGGCCAGCACAGTGGGCAGGATGGGGTCTAGACAAGGTGAGGGGGGGcatttggggctgggggttcTGGTGGGCAGCTCTCCTGCTGGACATGAGCCCTggtgcagcacagacctgcGGGACGTCCACAGTCTCGGCTCTGCAGGGCAGATGTCTGTGCTGGGGGGATAAGAAGGGTGGGCAGGAGGAGTCTCAGCACTGGGGGGTTCCACACCCCCTTTCTGCCCAGCCTGGGCTTTACcggaggctgggggggctgttGCCCACTGTCAGCTGCTGGTCTGCCCCCAGGGTGTCTCTGAGTGTCCCCTGCTGGCACAGACCCAACTCCAGCTGAGCAGGGCACCCCAAAAATGCATCACCCCGGGCAGGTGTGAGATGATGGGGTGTGCTGCACAAGGTgcctctcctgccccccccggcacggcagggcagggcagggcaggacagtGCTGGCCTCAGCCGCCCTCTCTTCCCCTGGGTTCCTTGCAGACAGCGTTGAGGATGAGTTTGAGCTTTCCACCGTCTGCCATCGCCCcgaggggctggagcagctccagGAGCAGACCAAGTTCACCCGCAAAGAGCTGCAGGTCCTGTACCGAGGCTTCAAGAACGTGAGTACCCCTTGACCAGCTTTGCTAGCCCCTGCTCCGCTGCCATGTCCACCTCAGCGGGTGCTTTGCACCTGGTGGTGCCTCGGGTTTGCAAAGGCTTTTGGGACCTTGGGGTTGAAGTTTATATCAGGCTACGGCCTGATCCCACCTCCAGGGAGCTCAGTGGGGAGGCCTGATCCTGTGCTCCATCCCTTGGGTGCAGAGAGCCCCCTCCCTGGGTGCCTGGGATGCAGAGCCCCTCCAGCGAGGGGTGCAGCCCACAAAATCAGGGACATGTTCCAAGCAGAATTACCAGCTGCCCCACCAGGGAGCACAGGGCCAGTGGGCAAGGCAAGGGAGCCACAGGGATTTAAAGGGGTGCTCAGGCCCTCTCCGCATTGTGGAGGTGACCCTGCGGCTTGCCCTGGCAGGAGTGCCCAAGCGGCATCGTCAATGAAGAAAACTTCAAGCAGATCTACTCACAGTTCTTCCCACAGGGAGGTGAGtgcccatccctgtccccatccccatgcccTGCATGGGTGCCTCTGTGGGGTGGGGTGTCACACAGCACCCCCTCACACTGTCTACCTCCCCCCAGACTCCAGCACGTATGCCACCTTCCTCTTCAACGCCTTTGACACCGACCACGATGGCTCCGTCAGctttgaggtgagctgtggccGAGGTGGGGATggcagtggggcagggagggcacaGCCTTTCAGGTACCACAGGCTGGGCTGAGCAGCTTTGCTGTTGCAGATGGATGGAGAGCTTTGTAGGGGCTGGTGGAGTTTATTAAATTCCCAGAGGCaatgaaaaaacagtgaaaagcaacaaaaagggGGCTTTCTCTATTTTCTGGCTACTGTCTTGTAGGTACCCAGACTGGCAGGCACAGCCATGGCTGGGTCTTGTTCAGGCTTTGGCTGAACAGCAGATCCTGATGCACGTTGTCCTCATGGGTGCTGTGACCCAAGGGGCTAGTGTGGGACTTATCTGGGGACAAGCAATCAGTTTTCCCCAGGCTCTTTTTGATACTCAATGTTTTCCTTGTtagcccagccccagggcacATCTGCTTTGGGGCCAAGTTCTCCCTCTGCAGGAGGGACTAGCAGGGCTGTGCCCTCTGTGTCCATGAGACCCTTTGCGGCTGTAACTCCCATCTGCCTGCCTTGTTCTTCCCTGCAGGACTTTGTGTCTGGACTGTCCATCATCCTGCGGGGCACCATTGACGATCGCCTGAACTGGGCCTTTAACCTCTATGACCTGAACAAAGACGGCTGCATCACCAAagaggtgggatgggggggatcCAGGCTGGTTCCCAGGGCCAGTGCAGGTCTGCGCCCAGCAGGGACGAGGGGGTGTTGGGTGAGCTctggaggagggctggggtgggggtgtcaaTATTTACTGAGCTCAGCTTTGCAAACAGGTCCCTCATGGCCCCTTGGCACTGGCGTGTGTCTCTGGGGTGGAGGGTGGATGAGGCACGTGCTGCTTTGGGGCTCCATCAGACATGCAGGCACACACATGGCCCCACACTATGTATGGAGCTGGCAGGAACACAGCTGAGTACCCCACAGCTCCTTCGGGAGCATCACGAAAAAGGTGTGGGTTGGGGGCCAGGCGGAGGCAGAGCCCTGTGTTGACCCTGCAACCCTGCTCCCCTACCCTCCAGGAAATGCTGGACATCATGAAGTCCATCTACGACATGATGGGCAAATACACCTACCCGGCCATGCGGGAGGAAGCACCCCGGGAGCATGTGGAGAACTTCTTCCAGGTGAGCTGAGCACAtcccagggaagcagagctccAGCACAGAGCCAGTGGCTGCCCAAAACCTGGCACGGTACAGGAGAAAACACCCCACACTGGGGATGAAGCAAGGCTGTGCTGGAgccagggagagaaaaggcCATCCTGGTCCTACTGGGTGCTTGGGGATGGCTGGGGCAGGAGTGCACTGTATCCAGCCCCTGCAGGACCTGGGTAGGTGGTGCTGGGCTCTCCCTGGGGCTGAGACTGGCCCTGCCATGCCCCCTGTGCTGTGCTTCTCTTCAGAAAATGGACCGAAACAAGGACGGTGTGGTGACAATCGAGGAGTTCCTGGAGTCCTGCCAGAAGGTAAAgccaccagcagctctgctttgggGCTGGGCCACCTCCTGTCCCTTGGGCACCTCTGTCCCCCCCATTGCCCTCCTGGCAGAGAGGGGGTGAATGCAGGGCTCCCAGGGGCAAGGCTGGGGCTCTGCTTTGGGAACTGTATCCATGCCAGCATCCTTGTGCAGATGAGGAGAGCTGTGCACCCCAGTAGGGCTTGGACACTGCCTGTAATCCCTAGGCCTCTTGTCCCATGGGTCAGAGCTGCCATGAGGGTAACGCCAGGCTTTGGGGGAGCTGCCCAGATTGCTGTTCCGTGCCCAACCCGCTTGCTTCCCACCTCCTCCACGCAGGATGAGAACATCATGCGGTCCATGCAGCTCTTCGACAATGTGATTTAGCTCCCGGACCTGCCTCCAGCCGAGCTCTCCTGCCACCAGGCCCAGAACCTGCTTCTCTCTCGACTTTTCCTTCGAGCCTCCCCTCTGCTGGCTGCACAGACACCCCTGTGGGAAAGGGTCTCCCTTCCCGAAGACGTGGTCGGTGCCGGGATCTTCCCTTCCCCCTGGGCTGGCTCTGCTTTCCTTGGGGGATCCCAAGCAGGTGCTCCCAGATGTCGGAGCATGGGCACAGCTGGCACGGGGCAAGCGTTTGGCCTGGATGGACCTCCCTGCACCCATTCCTGGCAGGAAAGCTGCAGCCTCGGGCTGCGATAGAGGCTTCCCCCGTGCACAGCACCCCGTGCAGCCACGGCTCCCCTACCCCGACCCTCCCCAGCCTCGGGAGCCCCCAGCACCGGCTCCAGCCTAAATCCTCCAGCGACGCTGTCTAGAAACAAATAAAGTCTTGCAACAGTCGCCAGCAACTTGGCTTCCCCCTCTGCCCCGGCTGTGCCTTGCAGTGGGGACTGTGTCTGGCGTGTCGGCTGTGAGCCGCCGGccaccctccttccccagcccttgGGCCAGTGGGTGGGCAGAGGGCTGTGCCTGGAGAAGGCAGTCGCACGGGCTCTCGGGGTTCATCGCTGCATGAGCTGTGGCAAGCAACCCCTGATCCTGGGGGGCCTGGTTAGACCTAGGAGGCTCATCCTGatgtggggacaggggacactAAAGGCACCCCGAGGTGCCTTCTTGTGGCATTGGTCCCCCAGGATGAAGGATGTTAGGCTGGGGGTCCTCAGCCCTCATCCCTCAAATTCGGGGTGCTGGCACACAGGGGACCTCAGGGACCCACTTTGAGGCTCCAACAGAGAGCTACccttcccacccctccccaaGGACACGGCAGCCAGGGTATGGGTCCACGTGGAACAGGGAGGTGTGCTGGGCTCCAGTGGCCACCCTGGCCCTTGGGCCTCACAGCCATGCTCCCGGCATCGTTTCTGCTGACCGTGCCCTGTTCCTGTGCCCTGGCCTGCCCCAGCCCATCTGCTGCCTTGGAGGTTGGGGAGAGAGGAATGGGGCAGAGAGGTGTCCCCACAGGCATAGCCCTGTGCTGGGGGCATTGCTGAGCTGGCAGCTCCTTGGGGAGAAATTTGAGGCTGGGGCCAGCCAGGAGTcgttgctgtgctgctggcaggctggaggGTCACCTTGGAGCAGGGCAggctcagctccttctcccagcatGGCCATGTGAGAGCCTGCCTGGGGACGCTGGGGATGGAGCCAGCACCCCGCAGATCCCCATGTCTTTGTCACGACCAGCTCCTCAGAGTTGGGTATGTGCAGGCAGGCCTGTCCTGCCTGTACACCCCTCCGAGTCATAGCTGGGACAGTGATGCCCGTGGGCTAATGACCCTATGCCAACCCCAGAAGCCCCTCTGTCCAATTTCACAGGCATTGGGAATGTAcccagccccggcagccccctgctcagctgctccAGCCTCCGCATCCTTAGCAGCCAAGGGCGATTGGGGCTGGCCCAAGCTGCGGTGTCTGGGATCAATGGGGAAGGGGTGAGCAAGGACCATGCTGGGCCAGGCCCCAGACCCAGGCTGAGCCCCTGGTGTCGGAGCCATTAGAACCAACCCCCAGGGCCCTGCGCCAAAGCTACGGGGCTGCTCCCCAGTGGGATCATCCCTGGCCCAGCCCTTGCAGACATGATGTGTTTTTTATGTTCATTTAACACATTGTTCATCTCACAGTCCTGTTCCTGggtttgctgtggggctgagctccCACTTAAAGTCTCCCAAGGGTGAGAGGGCAGGTATCCTGACCCTTACCCCTCCTgtctccttctccccatcctccttcctcccaggctCTCTGGGGTACCCACTGTCCCCCGCCACGCGGAGCAGATGCCGCCTCCTCCCTCACGCTGCAGGTCGCATGGCGTgaccccctgccccggggcatGGTGACCCACAACCCGCTTGGCATCTCCAGTCTGTATATTTTGTATTATAACAATAatatgggttaaaaaaaaaaaaccaaaaaaaccaataaaatctAACCACAATCGCTATGCACACCACCGTTATGTCTTTGCATCTGTCAGCTGTCTGGGAGGGACAGGGGAAATAGGGGCTGAGGGTCTCTGCAGGGTTGGCAGCCTTTTTGCAGTCTGCAGGGTGCTCTGCCTGGGTGCTCTGGGAGATTGCATGGGGGACAAGGTGTGTGCTGAGCTGGCCAGCATCCCAAACAGCCTGGCAATGCCATCAATGGCCCCATAAATACAGTCTTTGCCCTGCTAAGAGGTTGTAGCTTTAGGCTAACAGGGTCTTACAGCAAGTGTGTCAGGTCTCAGGAGTGGGGCTGTCAGGTGTGTTTTCAGCTTGCCATGAgatgctgctgggtgctgcttgGGACCAGATGGGGTGGCCCTTATTAGGATGTGGCATTTAAGGCTGAGCTAAAGGAAGATGGGTAGCTACTGCCTTGAAGAGGTGGGCATGGGCTGGAAAGAGGTTTTTCTTAGGGATGTGAACTGATGTGCAATCACTGGTCCTTGGAAAAGTGCAGCCTTGTAGACCTGGGAAAAATGGcttgaagcaaaacaaagaagaaaaaagaagcaggtgAGTAAGAAACCAGTGGAACAGGATAATGGACCTGATGTGGGACAGTGACACCCTCCAGCATTACGCAGTATGTGTTCCAGGAACTGAAAGCTCAATGTGAAGAGCTGCTGGAGACCCAAATGTCTTAAAGGGTTGGGCTCTAGTTACGGGGGAATTGCTATTGTGGGACTGGGAAAGCTGTGAGTCTGCTCGTTGCAAAGCCTCTGACTCCCCAGGGACCTttttgacctgctggcaatcACCCAGGTCCACGTACAGCAGTATGAATGGGCCTGAGTGCATTTTCCCTTCTAACCCATACGTCACAGTATATCGTATCCCCTATGAGCTCTGCTTGGCTGGTTGCTACTTTGGGCAATGCCATCCGTGGGCTTGATGTGCCCTCATGGCACAAGGATGCTGTGAGCCACTGATGGGGTCCCTCGGGTCCCTCTGTCCAGGACAAAGGGCAGGAAAGGGACTGGGGTCACAAGGAGAAAAAGTGTGCTGTGGGGCTTACTCAGCCTTCAAATGCTGCCATAGCCTTTTCACACCAAATGGGAATAGGTTTGGGCAGGGATCGTTGCTGGTAGTCTATGGGGTGGGGAGGCAACTGGTCCCCTGGGAGccaaaaaataatctctgcttAGCTCCCCCCTGGGGCAGGCCCTGGGGGAAGGggccaagggcagggagggctggaTCAGTCCCTCCAGGTATGTCATCAGTTTGTTATGAGAAGCTGCTGTCTGAGGCAGGGCTTGGGACCTGGTGTCCCTTGTTAGGATGTGGCATTTAAGGGTAGGCAACAGCAAAGCTGTTGGGCCTATGCTGAGAGCAGAGGTAGGAGCTGATGGGTGCTTGGAAAAGGGCAGCCTTGTGTTGTTTCAAGCCATCTCTTTCCcagctttcagaggaaaaaagaatagtAGTTATGTGGGAAAACAGCTGAGCAACTGGATGAGGCAGCTGATGCAGCCTGGGGCAGTGATTCACTCCAGCATCCTGAATATTGCCTAGAAACACAAACATCTTGTAGAAGGATTGAGATCCCAACACTGTGGGAACTGTTACTGCGGTATTATTTCTGCACAAAGCTGTGAGCATGATGGCTGCTTCAGAGTCCCTTCTGACCTAGCAGCCAACTGCCCAGCTCTGCATACAGTGGTGAGAATACTGTGTATTTTCCACACAAATTTTGTGCATTTCTCCTCTCTAAATCCTTTCATAAAGTCTTGTTGCACATTAACACAATTTAGCTAGTTACTACTCAGGGTAGGAGTACAATTGctatttttgctctttgaaaGCCTTAGATTGGACGTGATGGTAACTAGAGATGCTCCTTGGCCAGGGTCTTTGCTGCAGCTTCCTGAGCATGGATATAGATGGAGCCAGAAACGCAGCCGTCTTGGGTTTCTCGTGCAAAAATATCACCAGCAGAAATAAGCTTGAAGAGCAAGAAACAGACTTCAAAAATGCACGGGAGCATTTTGGGAAAGCTGAGTGAGTTGGGTAGGAGTGAGCACTGTCCAAATCAGAAGGGGATGTTTTTAATCAGAGTTTTCataaattttgtttcagttttgcctAAAACATGACATGGCTGCCGTGATGTCTGCAGGCTTTCTCCAGCCCTTCCTCACAAGCTGGGgtttccagcagctttttgCTCACTGGTTTCTTGTTGGCTGGCACCTGCTGTGGCCTCCCCAGTGCTGGGTGGGCTGGAAGGGTTACCACATTGTCCTCTCTGTGTAGCCTCATGGGAGGTCATCTTCTCAGCCCTGTGGTCTCTGACGTGCTCTGggtgcctgctgctcccagccccacacgCTCCCATGCAGCTGGAGCTTCTCCCTGGAGAGATGCTGTCTGACCTCAAGCCCCTTCTCTGATTTACTGAGATGATCTCATACCCCGTCCTTCAGCCTCCTCGTAGCCCCTTCCAGGTGTGGAAACATCTGCAAGTGTAACATCAGCCGGGCTGCGCTAGGAGAGAGGGAGCAGCCATAGGGGCTTTTCCCCTTGCACCCCATCCGCGGCCCCTGCCCACCCTGCGGCAGGGTCCCAGCAGCTAGGTCTCCCATCCGCGCCCCAGCCGCAGGGTACCCGGCTTAGCTTGCGGGGCCCCGGCGGCGCCGCAAGAAGTAGGTCA
Proteins encoded in this window:
- the KCNIP2 gene encoding A-type potassium channel modulatory protein KCNIP2 isoform X1: MRSKGRKESLSDSRDLDGSYDQLTGNPPGQTKKALKQRFLKLLPCCRPKSIPSLSESKTVLASAALSSPGFLADSVEDEFELSTVCHRPEGLEQLQEQTKFTRKELQVLYRGFKNECPSGIVNEENFKQIYSQFFPQGDSSTYATFLFNAFDTDHDGSVSFEDFVSGLSIILRGTIDDRLNWAFNLYDLNKDGCITKEEMLDIMKSIYDMMGKYTYPAMREEAPREHVENFFQKMDRNKDGVVTIEEFLESCQKDENIMRSMQLFDNVI
- the KCNIP2 gene encoding A-type potassium channel modulatory protein KCNIP2 isoform X2; the encoded protein is MERTSLHNDSLLYASLIAILLLISYWFTTRCFKIISGIEGNPPGQTKKALKQRFLKLLPCCRPKSIPSLSENSVEDEFELSTVCHRPEGLEQLQEQTKFTRKELQVLYRGFKNECPSGIVNEENFKQIYSQFFPQGDSSTYATFLFNAFDTDHDGSVSFEDFVSGLSIILRGTIDDRLNWAFNLYDLNKDGCITKEEMLDIMKSIYDMMGKYTYPAMREEAPREHVENFFQKMDRNKDGVVTIEEFLESCQKDENIMRSMQLFDNVI
- the KCNIP2 gene encoding A-type potassium channel modulatory protein KCNIP2 isoform X3, which produces MRSKGRKESLSDSRDLDGSYDQLTDSVEDEFELSTVCHRPEGLEQLQEQTKFTRKELQVLYRGFKNECPSGIVNEENFKQIYSQFFPQGDSSTYATFLFNAFDTDHDGSVSFEDFVSGLSIILRGTIDDRLNWAFNLYDLNKDGCITKEEMLDIMKSIYDMMGKYTYPAMREEAPREHVENFFQKMDRNKDGVVTIEEFLESCQKDENIMRSMQLFDNVI